A portion of the Calothrix sp. 336/3 genome contains these proteins:
- a CDS encoding ABC transporter ATP-binding protein codes for MIWMDDITKTYRLGEMIVPVLKGINLSVEQGEYVAIMGMSGSGKSTLMNIIGCLDRPTTGQYVLESRNLTSYDDDELAYVRNQRIGFVFQQFNLLSRATALDNVMLPMVYANIPKTQRKQRAIAALTRVGLAERLNNRPSQLSGGQQQRVAIARALVNHPALVLADEPTGALDTETSHEVMQLLAELNEQGITIVIVTHEPDIAAQTKRVIRVQDGLVVG; via the coding sequence ATGATTTGGATGGATGATATTACTAAAACCTACCGTTTAGGTGAAATGATTGTACCTGTACTGAAGGGAATTAATCTTTCCGTGGAACAGGGAGAATATGTGGCAATTATGGGAATGTCTGGTTCTGGAAAATCCACATTGATGAATATTATTGGTTGTTTAGATCGTCCCACAACAGGACAGTATGTATTAGAAAGTCGCAATCTTACCAGCTATGATGATGATGAATTAGCCTATGTCAGAAATCAACGTATTGGTTTTGTATTTCAACAATTTAATTTATTATCACGGGCAACAGCTTTAGATAATGTGATGTTACCCATGGTTTATGCAAATATTCCCAAGACACAACGCAAGCAAAGGGCGATCGCTGCTTTAACTAGGGTAGGATTGGCAGAAAGGTTAAATAATCGCCCCAGTCAGTTATCTGGGGGACAACAGCAACGGGTGGCGATCGCGCGTGCATTAGTAAATCACCCTGCGTTAGTATTAGCGGATGAACCTACAGGTGCTTTGGATACAGAAACATCCCACGAAGTTATGCAATTATTAGCAGAATTGAATGAGCAAGGAATTACCATTGTAATTGTTACTCATGAACCAGATATTGCAGCTCAAACAAAACGTGTTATTCGTGTTCAAGATGGTTTAGTTGTCGGATAA